The following proteins are co-located in the Candidatus Accumulibacter cognatus genome:
- a CDS encoding TAXI family TRAP transporter solute-binding subunit has translation MQHLRARLVALRYLLATAWPIVLITAIGLAVAYQFVSPEPPRRITITTGSDSGAYYAYAQRYAVQLATKGVTLDILTSAGSHQNLERIENREADIAFVQGGIVPPAVGEDDGEGSLRSLGSVSYEPVWVFYRGAQRVDKLHQLAGQRIAVGEDGSGIRGLALSLLEANEIPANSPNLLPIAGLTAAEALQQGQIDAAFIVAAQEAPVVQVMLRSPGLRVVSLSQAEAYLRRFPFLSKIVLPRGVVDLVRDLPPRDTLLLATTANIIVRDDLHPALASLLLQAMTEVNGKSGFFQRAGEFPAYKDHSFPLSKDAEHYYKSGPPFLQVYLPFWLAVLVERLFVMILPLLMLSLPLLKFAPAIYSWRVRSKIFRYYGDLKFLENDLRHHYDPARHQQYVDHLDHIDEGASVLNIPLAFSDLLYTLREHINLVRAELRRLATNHDKDN, from the coding sequence ATGCAGCATTTGCGCGCCCGGCTGGTTGCCCTCCGCTACCTGCTGGCGACGGCCTGGCCGATCGTCCTGATCACGGCGATTGGTCTGGCAGTCGCCTACCAGTTTGTCTCGCCCGAGCCGCCCCGACGCATCACCATCACCACCGGCAGCGACTCCGGTGCCTATTATGCCTACGCCCAACGCTACGCCGTTCAGCTGGCGACCAAGGGCGTCACGCTCGATATCCTGACCTCTGCGGGTTCGCACCAGAACCTCGAACGTATCGAAAATCGTGAAGCCGACATCGCTTTCGTGCAGGGCGGCATTGTTCCACCAGCCGTTGGCGAGGACGACGGCGAAGGTTCGCTGCGTTCGCTGGGCAGCGTATCCTACGAGCCGGTGTGGGTGTTCTACCGCGGAGCACAACGCGTCGACAAGCTGCATCAACTGGCGGGTCAGCGGATCGCCGTTGGCGAGGACGGCAGCGGTATCCGCGGGCTCGCACTGAGCCTGCTGGAGGCCAATGAGATCCCGGCCAACAGCCCGAACCTTTTGCCGATTGCCGGCCTTACCGCCGCCGAAGCCCTGCAGCAAGGACAGATTGATGCCGCTTTCATCGTTGCCGCCCAGGAAGCGCCGGTCGTGCAGGTGATGCTGCGTTCACCGGGCCTGCGGGTAGTCAGCCTGAGCCAGGCCGAGGCCTATCTGCGCCGTTTCCCGTTCCTCTCAAAGATCGTGCTGCCACGCGGAGTCGTCGATCTGGTGCGCGATCTGCCGCCACGCGATACCCTGCTGCTGGCGACCACGGCCAATATCATCGTTCGCGACGATCTGCATCCGGCGCTGGCGAGCCTGCTGTTGCAGGCGATGACCGAAGTCAACGGCAAGAGCGGCTTTTTCCAGCGTGCCGGTGAATTCCCGGCCTACAAGGACCACAGCTTTCCGCTGTCGAAAGATGCCGAGCACTACTACAAGTCGGGGCCGCCGTTTCTCCAGGTTTATCTGCCTTTCTGGCTGGCGGTGCTGGTCGAGCGCCTGTTCGTGATGATTCTGCCACTGCTGATGTTGTCTCTGCCGCTGTTGAAATTCGCGCCGGCGATCTATAGCTGGCGTGTGCGCTCGAAAATCTTTCGCTATTACGGTGATCTGAAGTTCCTCGAAAACGATCTGCGTCATCACTATGACCCGGCTCGCCACCAGCAGTACGTGGACCATCTCGATCATATCGACGAGGGGGCCAGCGTGCTCAATATTCCACTGGCCTTCAGCGATCTGCTTTACACTCTGCGCGAGCACATCAATCTGGTGCGTGCAGAGCTTCGCCGGCTCGCTACGAACCATGACAAGGACAATTGA
- a CDS encoding ParA family protein, whose product MKSFLIANPKGGSGKSTLAINLAGHLARSGQRVMLGDVDRQQSSREWLRLRPSILPPIRSWEIEPGKTAKPPKGTTHVVLDTPAGLHGKALDTVVKQVNRVIVPLQPSLFDILATGHFLETLLAEKAIRNEQAFVAVVGMRVDPRTRSAAELERFLAKYDLPVLTHLRSTQLYVQTTMHGMTMFDLSASRAAKDLEQWQAIIDWVNS is encoded by the coding sequence ATGAAATCCTTCCTGATTGCGAATCCCAAGGGCGGGTCGGGGAAATCGACACTGGCCATCAATCTGGCCGGCCATCTCGCGCGCAGTGGCCAGCGCGTGATGCTCGGCGACGTCGATCGTCAGCAGTCGTCGCGGGAATGGCTGCGTTTGCGGCCATCGATCCTGCCACCGATTCGTAGCTGGGAAATCGAGCCCGGAAAAACTGCCAAACCACCGAAGGGCACCACGCATGTGGTTCTCGACACGCCCGCTGGCTTGCACGGCAAAGCGCTCGACACCGTCGTCAAACAGGTCAATCGGGTCATTGTTCCGCTGCAGCCCTCGCTATTCGATATTCTGGCAACAGGCCATTTCCTGGAGACGCTGCTGGCCGAGAAAGCGATCCGCAACGAACAGGCTTTCGTTGCCGTAGTCGGCATGCGCGTCGACCCGCGTACCCGCTCAGCCGCCGAGCTGGAGCGCTTTCTCGCGAAGTACGATCTGCCGGTCCTTACCCATCTGCGCAGTACGCAGCTCTACGTGCAGACAACGATGCACGGAATGACCATGTTCGACCTTTCGGCATCGCGTGCGGCGAAAGATCTGGAGCAATGGCAGGCGATCATCGACTGGGTGAACAGTTAG